Within the Candidatus Nitrospira nitrificans genome, the region TCGTGTTCAACGACGACGTGGATATGTACTTTGCCCGTCAATTGGTCCTCGAGCGAATCATGGCGGCGAAAGATCGGTTACCGGAGGGGCTCGAATCAGTGATGGCTCCCGTCACAACGGGGCTGGGCGAAGTCTTTCATTATTATCTTGAAGGGCCTCATGCGACAGCGACCGACGCGAAGATGGTCGAGGCCGAGTTGACGGATCAGCGCACCATGCAGGAGTGGGTCCTGCGTCCCCTGCTCAAGAGCGTGCCGGGAGTGATCGATGTCAACGGCATGGGCGGATTCGTGAAGCAGTATCAGGTCTTGGTCGATCCGGCCAAGCTGCGCAAGTTCGACCTGACGCTGCGCCAAATCTACGAGGCGGTGGTGAAGAACAACGCCAATGTCGGAGGCAACGTGCTGGAGCGGCATGCCGAACGCGCGATCGTTCGAGGGCTTGGACTGATCAGGACCGTGGGGGATATCGAATCCATCATTGTGAAAGAGGTCGGTGGCACGCCGGTATTCGTCCGGGATGTCGCCGAAGTCGGCATCGGCCACGCCGTTCGCCATGGTGCGGTGGTCCTCAATGGGGAACGGGAAGTCGTGATAGGAACAGTGCTCATGCTTCGCGGAGGCAATGCTCGTCAGGTGGTTGAGGCGGTCAAGACGAAGATAGCGGATTTGCGGCGGAATAATATTCTTCCGGAAGGCACAAAGCTGATCCCTTTTTACGATCGCATCGAACTCGTCACCGCGGCCATTCATACAGTGCGGGATGCGTTGATCGAAGGGATCGTGCTGGTGGTCTTCGTCTTCTTGTTCTTCTTGGGCCATGTCCGCAGCGCCGTTATTGTCACGGTGACGTTGATCGTCACTCCGCTCGTCACCTTTATCGTGATGGAGTGGTTCGGGCTCTCGGCCAACTTGATGACACTGGGTGGGTTGGCGATCGCCATCGGCGAGATCGCCGACGGGTCCCTGGTCCTCGTGGAAAACGCCTATCGGCATCTGGCCCAACACGGCGGCCTGTCTCAGGAACGCAGGTTCAGCGTCATTCTCCATGCCACGAAGGAAGTCGGCCGACCAATCCTGTTCGGTATTCTGATCATCAGCGTCGTCTTCCTGCCGCTCATGACCCTGCAAGGAATGGAAGGCAAGATGTTCGCGCCGCTGGCCTACACGCTGGTGATTGCGCTCTTGGCCTCGGTCGTGGTGACGCTGACCCTGTCGCCCGTGCTTGTGTCTCTTCTCTTGCGCGGAGGCCATCTTGAAGAGACGCGCGTGACGTTCTGGATGAAACAAGGCTATTTGCCGGTGTTGCAATGGACGCTCAGGCATCGCGGCCTCATCCTGACGAGTTCGATCGTGATCGTGTTGTGCAGCCTTGCGCTCATTCCGTTCGTCGGGCGGGAATTCATTCCGCTCCTTGAGGAAGGGTCCCTGACTCCCCAAGTCGTGAAGCTGCCGAGTGTGTCGCTCCCTGAGTCCATCGAGTTGGAGAAGCAGGCTCACAAGGCCATGCTGGAGTTTCCCGAGGTGAAGATGGCCGTGAGCAGGATCGGCCGGGCGGAAATTCCCTACCATCCGGAAGACCTCTATGAGAGTGATCCGATTGTCTCACTGCACGACCGGAGTACCTGGAAGACGGCGAAGACTCAATCGGGAATGACCGAGGCGATCCGCCGGAAGCTGGCGGAAATTCCTGGCATCTCCGTCCTCATGAGTCAGCCGATCCAGGAACGAGTGGACGAGTTGATCTCAGGCATCAGGACCGAATGCGCCGTCAAGTTGTTCGGAGACGATCTCGATGTGCTCCGCGACAAGGCTCAGGACATCGCGGTCCTGATGCAACACATCAACGGTGTCAAAGATATCAAAGTCGAACAGGTCGCCGGGCAGCCCTACCTCGTTATCGACATCGATCGGCAGAAGATCGCCCGTTTCGGCATCAATGTGGCCGACGTGCAGGAGATTGTCGCCACCGCCGTCGGCGGCAAGACGGCGACGCAGGTCTATGAAGGCGAACGACGGTTTCAGCTCATCCTGAGATTTTCAGAACCATACCGGAACAGCGTCGCCGCCATAGGAGAAATCCGCGTGAAGTCTCCTTCCGGCGCCCTCATTCCCATGAGCGACTTGGCCACGATTGAAATGCGTGAAGGCCCGGCTCGTATCAGTCGAGAGCATGCGAAGCGCCGCATCTATATCGGTTTCAACGTCGTCGGCCGGGACATCGGTGGGGTCGTGGACGAAGGACGCGCGAAGCTTGCGGCCCAGCTCCGTTTACCGGAGGGCTATACCATCGTGTGGGGCGGGGCGTTCGAAAACATGGAACGGGCCAATGCGCGATTGATGATCGTCGTGCCGATCACGCTGGGCCTCGTGTTCTTCCTTCTGTTCTGGGCCTTTCATTCTCTGCGATACGCAACCTTGATCATCATCAACCTGCCGTTCGCGTTGATCGGAGGCGTCGTGTCGCTATGGCTGAGCGGGCAGTATCTGAGCGTGCCGGCCTCTATCGGTTTTATCGAGCTGTTCGGACTGGCCGTGGGGAATGGGATCGTGCTGGTCTCCTATATCAACCAGCTGCGCAACGAGGGACAACAGGTCGAGGACGCGATTCTGACCGGTTGTAGTCGACGACTCCGCCCGGTGGTCATGACGATGATGACCACCTTGTTCGGTCTCCTTCCGCTGGCACTGGCGCAAGGAATCGGGGCGGAGGTTCAGAGGCCGCTCGCCAGTGTCGTCATCGGCGGACTCTTCACATCCACGGCGCTGACGCTGGTGGTACTGCCCGCGCTCTATAGTACGTTTGCGGGACGAGAGGTGAGGAAAGAGGAGGCGCCGGAATGGGTATGAGAGAAGGATGGGCAACAGGGGCCATCCCTGCGCGCGCTGAGGCCTCACATCAGAATGCGCTCCCTCAATGCGGGCGGTGAGGGATCGCCCTCTGCCGCCCGCGCAAAGGAGGAAAAAAGAAGCCGTACCGAGGGGCGCCATGCCGTCGTTGGCTGTCATCACCGACGAGTGAAGCCTGGGCATGCGAGAGTACAGCCTCTCTTCCCATCCATTCCAGTCGTCGGGTAGGAAATGAGGAATGAGTAAACTGAATAGGCGCGTGTATTGGTCGTTAGGCCAGAGTGTAACGTTAGGCACTAAACTTGTAAGTGTTTGTTGGTAAGTTCGCCTGGTTTTGTCGGCACGTGAGCCGAATCCACAGAGCGATCAGCCAGAACCGGGAGGGGGGCTTCTTATGAGATATGTGTTGGCGGGAATGACCTTGTTGTGCCTCTTCATCGTTCCTGGGGCTGTTGTGCATGCAGCCAACGGGGAACAGGAATTGTCCAAAGGGGAAAACCTGTTGAAGAACAAGCAGTATGCGGAGGCGCGGGCGGCGCTGGAGGCCGGCATTCTAAAAGATCCGTCCAATATCCAGGCCCATTTCAATCTGGCCGAGGCTTGCCGAGCCCTAGAATCCTGGGCCTGCGCGGAGCAACATTACGAGAGCGCACTGGATCTGGATGCCAAATCCGGGACGAAATCCTATTTGCCCAAGACGAAAGCGAAGGTGTGGCGGTTACGGGAGGAAACGACGGTCTGGCGTCTCCTGAACGAGGGGAAGGGGCTGATCGCCGGTGGAAAAACGAAGCAGGCGGAGGAGGCGCTGCGCAGCGCCGAGGAGCTTGGCCTCAACAATGAGCAACAGACACTCTATCAACGGTTGCAGGCGAAACTGCCACGATCACGATCTGCCGCCTTGAAATATATGACGTCCGCCGGATCGGCAGGAGGCGCGGGGGAGACCGAGGCGCTCGATTCGCAGATGGTCCTCGTGCCGGCGGGGAAGTTTATGCGGGGAAGCCAGCTCGGAGACGATGAGAAACCCGTTCGCCAGATCTATCTCAATGCCTTCTATATGGATAAATATGAAGTGACGGTCGGGCAGTATGCCAGGTACTTGGAGGCGACCGACATGGAGGAGCCTCCGGACTGGAGCACCATGAATCAACCGCCACATCAGCGACGCCCGGTCGTCAATGTGAATTGGGAGGATGCCGTCAATTATTGCAAATGGGCCGGCAAGCGTCTGCCGACGGAGGCGGAGTGGGAAAAAGCGGCGCGGGGAACGGATGGACGGATCTATCCCTGGGGGAATGAAGCTCCAAGCCGGCTCCATGCCAATTACGGAAGAAAGGAGTGGGATGACCACCTCGCCTTAGCTCCGGTCGGGTCGTATGAAGCGGGGAAGAGTCCCTACGGGATCTATGACATGGCCGGGAATGCCTGGGAATGGGTGTTCGATTGGTATGAACTGGATTATTACAAGAAAAGTCCTGAAAAGAACCCCATCGGGCCGGCAAAAGGCGAGGGAAAAGTGTTGCGGGGCGGATCTTGGCTGTACGTGTCCGAGTTTCTGCGGTCCGCGCACCGGTTCGATGCGCAACCCACGAATCGGCTCTTCGGATACGGGTTCCGTTGCGCGAAGACACCGTGATCCTTTTGCCTGCGGCTCCGGCTGACGAGGACGTGTGGGTATGTCGGCGCGCTTCCTTGCTCCACGAGACAGGGCTCAACGATATTTGGCGAAGCAGATCAAGTCGAGATGGTCATAATGATCGGGAAGAATCGTTTCGGCCTTGTAACCGAGGTTGAGAAAGAATTGAATATTTCTGGCCGTGCGCAACATGGTACAGGCGTAGAACTTGTGGGCATCGGTTGCCGCTCCTTCGAGCTCGCGGATCAGCGCTTTCCCCACTCCTCGGTGCTGACATTCGGGACTCACCGACAGGAGCCGGATCACGCAGACGCCGGCCACGGTCCAGAAGCGCACGGAGCCGACAATCGCGCCTCCCGTTTCCGCCACGAAAATATGTTTCTCTCTGGCGTCTTCTCGCAGGCTCTCGATGGTTTCCGTCGTCCACCCGCTGACTGTGTAGAGGCCGGCATATTCACCGAACGCGGCCTGTTGTACGTGAAGAAGGGAGGAAAAATCAGCTTCGGTTGCCGGTCGGATGTGAACCATGACCTGTTTCCAGGAAGAGGAGAAATGAGTTCATCTTCATAAAGGAAGAAGATGCAATTCGCAAGGATTCCATGTGCCGTCGGAACAGGACGATGAGAGGCATCGCCTGTACCATCACCATGCTTTTCCAACTCTAGGACACGAGGGAGATTCCATGCTGAAAGAAGTCACGGGCGATATCTTGCGGACAAAGGCGGAAATAATGGCACACGGTGTGGCTCCGAATGACGGCTTTGCGAACGGCCTCGCGTTGTCCCTTCGGCAACAATGGCCCGCCATGTACAAAGATTTCAGACATTATTGCCAGACGTTTACGCCGAAGACCGGGGAACTGTGGGCCTGGGCGGGGGTCGGCGGGGTGCGCATTGTGAGTCTGTTTACGCAAGAACCAGCTCCCAGCCACGGGGCTAAACCGGGGAAAGCCACGATTGAGAACGTGAATCACTGCCTCAAAGCCTTCGCGAAGTTGATCGAGAGCGAGAAAATCAAGAGCGTGGCGCTTCCCCGCTTGGCAACAGGCGTCGGTGGGCTCGGTTGGAAAGAGATCAAGCCGTTGATTGAAAAGCATCTCGGCCACTTGTCCGTTCCCATATACGTGTACGCAACCTATCAGCCGGGTGTCCAGGCCACGGAGGGATGAAGTCTCGTCGCCCAGTTGAGGAGGCTTGGTCAATGTGAATCGGCGCACGGAGAGCGTCCACATGCGACAAGTTCCGCGAGACCTGCATGACCGGCTGATTGCGCTGCGAATTCCGGGCACCTATGTCCGATTCGTCAACCAAGCTTCTGGCCGATGAAGACTATCCGGCACATTCCAGCAAGTTCGACTTTCGGGGCCCCATTCCGATCTCGGGGCAGAGTTCGGCCGTCTTGCCGTGCATCCCGAGTATCGCCGAATGCAGGGCCGGGAAGCTGCTCATGGACAAGCGGCTTGAGGCCATCAAAACCGTTTGCACGGCCACACTCGGCCCCGGTCGTTCTTTCTTGGTCCGCGGGCGGTTTCGGAATCGGCCGGCGGCGTGATGCCCGTCACGCAGCTTGGCCGCCGTACCGCCGGCGCTCGGGATATGCGGCTCTCCTCGTCTGTGACGTGACGCGCCGATTGTCCCGGATCACATCGTCGATGACCATTCCACAATTGACGCAGCGCCAACCATGAAAATCAGCCGGCGAACCGGTCTGCACCGCGAAGCTGTCGTCACTGACGGCAAGGCCGTTGCACCGTAGGCAATTCATCGTTCATCCCCCGGTCGAATGTCCTTTCCTCTCCGAGGATCAGGCTGCGGAGTTCCGGTAGCGGCGGCGTGC harbors:
- a CDS encoding efflux RND transporter permease subunit; the protein is MIVSLLEFSLRQRILVLGLACLLSVVGVIAFESIPIDAYPDVTNIQVQILSEAAGLSPVEVERFITYPLELQMTGLPGLAEIRSLSKFALSQITVVFNDDVDMYFARQLVLERIMAAKDRLPEGLESVMAPVTTGLGEVFHYYLEGPHATATDAKMVEAELTDQRTMQEWVLRPLLKSVPGVIDVNGMGGFVKQYQVLVDPAKLRKFDLTLRQIYEAVVKNNANVGGNVLERHAERAIVRGLGLIRTVGDIESIIVKEVGGTPVFVRDVAEVGIGHAVRHGAVVLNGEREVVIGTVLMLRGGNARQVVEAVKTKIADLRRNNILPEGTKLIPFYDRIELVTAAIHTVRDALIEGIVLVVFVFLFFLGHVRSAVIVTVTLIVTPLVTFIVMEWFGLSANLMTLGGLAIAIGEIADGSLVLVENAYRHLAQHGGLSQERRFSVILHATKEVGRPILFGILIISVVFLPLMTLQGMEGKMFAPLAYTLVIALLASVVVTLTLSPVLVSLLLRGGHLEETRVTFWMKQGYLPVLQWTLRHRGLILTSSIVIVLCSLALIPFVGREFIPLLEEGSLTPQVVKLPSVSLPESIELEKQAHKAMLEFPEVKMAVSRIGRAEIPYHPEDLYESDPIVSLHDRSTWKTAKTQSGMTEAIRRKLAEIPGISVLMSQPIQERVDELISGIRTECAVKLFGDDLDVLRDKAQDIAVLMQHINGVKDIKVEQVAGQPYLVIDIDRQKIARFGINVADVQEIVATAVGGKTATQVYEGERRFQLILRFSEPYRNSVAAIGEIRVKSPSGALIPMSDLATIEMREGPARISREHAKRRIYIGFNVVGRDIGGVVDEGRAKLAAQLRLPEGYTIVWGGAFENMERANARLMIVVPITLGLVFFLLFWAFHSLRYATLIIINLPFALIGGVVSLWLSGQYLSVPASIGFIELFGLAVGNGIVLVSYINQLRNEGQQVEDAILTGCSRRLRPVVMTMMTTLFGLLPLALAQGIGAEVQRPLASVVIGGLFTSTALTLVVLPALYSTFAGREVRKEEAPEWV
- a CDS encoding formylglycine-generating enzyme family protein, which encodes MRYVLAGMTLLCLFIVPGAVVHAANGEQELSKGENLLKNKQYAEARAALEAGILKDPSNIQAHFNLAEACRALESWACAEQHYESALDLDAKSGTKSYLPKTKAKVWRLREETTVWRLLNEGKGLIAGGKTKQAEEALRSAEELGLNNEQQTLYQRLQAKLPRSRSAALKYMTSAGSAGGAGETEALDSQMVLVPAGKFMRGSQLGDDEKPVRQIYLNAFYMDKYEVTVGQYARYLEATDMEEPPDWSTMNQPPHQRRPVVNVNWEDAVNYCKWAGKRLPTEAEWEKAARGTDGRIYPWGNEAPSRLHANYGRKEWDDHLALAPVGSYEAGKSPYGIYDMAGNAWEWVFDWYELDYYKKSPEKNPIGPAKGEGKVLRGGSWLYVSEFLRSAHRFDAQPTNRLFGYGFRCAKTP
- a CDS encoding GNAT family N-acetyltransferase produces the protein MVHIRPATEADFSSLLHVQQAAFGEYAGLYTVSGWTTETIESLREDAREKHIFVAETGGAIVGSVRFWTVAGVCVIRLLSVSPECQHRGVGKALIRELEGAATDAHKFYACTMLRTARNIQFFLNLGYKAETILPDHYDHLDLICFAKYR
- a CDS encoding macro domain-containing protein, encoding MLKEVTGDILRTKAEIMAHGVAPNDGFANGLALSLRQQWPAMYKDFRHYCQTFTPKTGELWAWAGVGGVRIVSLFTQEPAPSHGAKPGKATIENVNHCLKAFAKLIESEKIKSVALPRLATGVGGLGWKEIKPLIEKHLGHLSVPIYVYATYQPGVQATEG